TTCCAAAAGGTAATCTCTATCACTAACACCATCGAGGAAATTGTTTATAGGTTTTGAAAATCCTAACTCCTCTGCTGTCATTTCTCGGTCTATAACATGAGTCGTCCCTGCCAATGCTCCACACCCCAGTGGACTTTCGTTCAAAATTTCAATTGCATTAATAACTCTTTTTCTGTCCCTATCCAGCATATTATAGTAGGCCATTAAATGGTGCTTAAGAGTGACCACTTGAGCTCGCTGTAGATGGGTGTATCCGGGCATAATCACATTGTTTGCTTTTGCCTTTTCTTCCAGGCTATTTTGAAGCTCTTCAATATACTCGATCACTTCTAACGCCTTATTTTTAGCGTAAAGCCTCATATCTAAAGCAACTTGATCATTTCGACTTCTTGCTGTATGGAGTTTTTTTGCCGTTTCACCTATTCGTTCCGTTAATGTTGCTTCAACAAAACTATGAATATCTTCAAAATCCCCTTCGATCACTAATATTCCGCTCTCGATATCTTCCAATATAGAAAGAAGTGACTTTACAATACTTTCTCCTTCTTCCTTGGTAAGCAATTCACATTTCACAAGCATATTTACATGTGCAATACTCCCTTTAATATCTTCAGAATATAGCCTCATATCAACATGAAGAGAACTATTAAAGTCCTCCATTAATTTATTTTCTTCTTTTCTAAAACGTCCACCCCAAAGCTTCATAACCATTACTCCTTTTGTAAAATGAAATTATATTTAATTGTATGTGTTAT
This sequence is a window from Brevibacillus sp. JNUCC-41. Protein-coding genes within it:
- the argH gene encoding argininosuccinate lyase, producing MKLWGGRFRKEENKLMEDFNSSLHVDMRLYSEDIKGSIAHVNMLVKCELLTKEEGESIVKSLLSILEDIESGILVIEGDFEDIHSFVEATLTERIGETAKKLHTARSRNDQVALDMRLYAKNKALEVIEYIEELQNSLEEKAKANNVIMPGYTHLQRAQVVTLKHHLMAYYNMLDRDRKRVINAIEILNESPLGCGALAGTTHVIDREMTAEELGFSKPINNFLDGVSDRDYLLELMSSFSIIMMHLSRLSEELILWSSQEFKFISIDDAYSTGSSIMPQKKNPDAAELIRGKTGRVYGSLTSLLTTMKGLPLAYNKDMQEDKEPFFDALDTVLSCLEIMSNMISTMKVNTENMKKAVKYGFLNATEVADYLVSKGVAFRDAHSIVGSIVIYCEDHNKAIEELTLDELKSLNPLIEGDLYSFIDYQNILNKGIKVNLLK